From the genome of Duffyella gerundensis, one region includes:
- a CDS encoding beta-ketoacyl-[acyl-carrier-protein] synthase family protein: MMFISAVGMLSALGNNLDETADNLRRGVAPGMQPGQQWLIGNKPCWAGQVTGDLPPVPTSLSAHDTRNNRLLLAALAQIRPEVDAAIARVGRQRVAIVLGTSTSGVDEGDRHISDGSRPFHYAMQELGDPSRFLAATLGLHGPAYTISTACSSSARAVLSGARLIAAGLADVALVGGADSLSRMPMNGFDSLESLSARRCVPFSSERDGITIGEGAALMLLTREPQPVALLGGGESSDAWHMSAPHPQGEGAQRAMEMALRTAQLTPQQIGYINLHGTATRLNDEIEAGVVQRMFGDSVPASSTKHLTGHTLGAAGICEAALSWLLLTRALPLPQQDFSQSPLDSSLPPCGLLHTGAPLSTPVILSNSFAFGGNNACLILGRCDE, from the coding sequence ATGATGTTTATCTCTGCCGTCGGCATGCTGAGCGCGCTGGGCAATAATCTTGATGAAACCGCAGATAACCTGCGGCGTGGCGTGGCGCCCGGCATGCAGCCAGGCCAGCAGTGGTTGATCGGTAACAAGCCTTGCTGGGCCGGGCAGGTGACCGGGGATCTGCCGCCAGTGCCGACGTCGCTGTCCGCGCACGATACGCGTAATAATCGGTTACTGCTGGCGGCGCTGGCGCAGATTCGTCCTGAGGTGGATGCGGCGATCGCACGCGTAGGGCGGCAACGGGTGGCGATTGTGCTGGGCACCAGCACCTCCGGTGTTGATGAGGGCGATCGTCATATCAGCGATGGTTCGCGGCCTTTTCATTATGCGATGCAGGAATTAGGCGATCCGTCGCGCTTTCTGGCGGCGACGCTGGGGCTACACGGCCCGGCTTACACGATTTCCACCGCCTGCTCCTCCAGCGCGCGCGCGGTGCTCAGCGGCGCGCGGCTGATCGCCGCCGGGCTGGCGGACGTGGCGCTGGTCGGCGGTGCTGATTCGCTCAGCCGCATGCCGATGAACGGTTTTGACAGCCTGGAATCGCTGTCAGCCCGGCGCTGCGTGCCGTTCAGCAGTGAGCGCGACGGCATTACTATCGGTGAAGGCGCGGCGCTGATGCTGTTGACCCGCGAGCCACAGCCGGTGGCGCTGCTCGGTGGCGGCGAATCCTCCGATGCCTGGCATATGTCAGCGCCGCATCCGCAGGGCGAGGGCGCGCAGCGGGCGATGGAGATGGCGCTGCGTACGGCGCAGCTGACGCCGCAGCAGATCGGCTATATCAACCTGCACGGCACCGCCACGCGGCTCAATGATGAGATTGAAGCGGGCGTGGTGCAACGCATGTTTGGCGACAGCGTGCCCGCCAGCTCCACCAAACACCTGACCGGCCATACGCTGGGCGCCGCAGGCATCTGCGAAGCGGCGCTAAGCTGGCTGCTGCTGACCCGCGCGCTGCCGTTGCCGCAGCAGGATTTCAGTCAGTCACCGCTCGACAGTAGCCTGCCACCATGCGGTCTGCTGCACACCGGCGCACCGCTTAGCACGCCGGTTATTCTGTCGAACTCTTTTGCTTTTGGCGGCAATAACGCCTGCCTGATTTTAGGACGTTGCGATGAGTGA
- a CDS encoding DUF3261 domain-containing protein, with protein sequence MRRLAIVLCAVLLLAGCARPVTTATPQAWLKPGVQVSLPPPGIRPAFSEQQLLTGKVKGQQQSLMVLLSANSDSVTLAGLSSLGIRLFRLTYSSSGIHSEQAIALPKMPPASQVLADVMLSRWPVSAWQPVLPRGWTLVDVGLQRQLRDQNGTLVTDIHYLMRGDRRQPVSIQQFAFGYLITIQTLDP encoded by the coding sequence ATGAGAAGATTGGCAATAGTGCTGTGCGCCGTGCTGCTGCTGGCAGGCTGCGCACGGCCGGTAACCACCGCGACGCCGCAGGCGTGGCTGAAGCCCGGCGTGCAAGTCTCGCTGCCGCCGCCGGGTATCCGCCCAGCGTTCAGCGAGCAGCAGCTGTTGACCGGCAAAGTAAAGGGTCAGCAGCAGTCGCTGATGGTGCTGCTAAGCGCTAATAGTGACAGTGTCACGTTAGCCGGGCTGTCATCGCTCGGCATTCGTTTGTTCCGTCTAACTTACAGCAGCAGCGGCATTCACAGCGAGCAGGCAATAGCGCTGCCGAAAATGCCGCCCGCCAGCCAGGTGCTGGCTGATGTGATGCTGAGCCGCTGGCCGGTGAGCGCCTGGCAGCCGGTCTTGCCGCGCGGCTGGACGCTGGTCGATGTCGGATTGCAACGCCAGTTACGCGATCAGAACGGCACGCTGGTTACGGATATTCACTACCTGATGCGCGGCGATCGGCGCCAGCCGGTGTCGATACAGCAGTTCGCTTTTGGTTATCTGATTACTATACAAACGCTGGATCCCTGA